One Sinorhizobium mexicanum genomic region harbors:
- a CDS encoding response regulator transcription factor — translation MPHSRSVYIVDDDEDIRIALEALLDSIGFQVTTFSSAEEFLSRVDLDKPGCLVLDVRLTGQSGIALQNHLNRMGNEIPIIFISGHGDIPMAVKAIKAGAAEFLTKPVRPQDLIDAIHAALESDSQRRARFAATNASQRLYNGLTPREKDVMSLIVAGHGNKQTAILLGISEPTVKAHRGQVMKKLNMQSLPDLVRFARELDVEGPSKA, via the coding sequence ATGCCTCATTCGCGGTCCGTCTACATCGTTGATGACGACGAGGATATCCGGATAGCTCTGGAAGCCCTCCTCGACTCGATTGGTTTTCAGGTCACGACTTTCAGTTCTGCAGAGGAGTTTCTGTCTCGCGTCGATCTCGACAAACCCGGATGTCTGGTGCTCGACGTCAGGTTGACGGGGCAAAGCGGGATAGCTCTTCAGAACCATTTGAACCGGATGGGGAACGAGATACCTATCATCTTCATCAGCGGGCACGGCGACATCCCGATGGCGGTCAAGGCCATAAAAGCCGGCGCTGCGGAGTTCCTGACCAAGCCTGTACGGCCCCAAGACCTGATCGATGCGATTCATGCTGCCTTGGAGAGCGACTCGCAGCGGCGAGCACGGTTCGCCGCGACGAATGCTTCGCAGAGGCTCTACAATGGTCTCACGCCCAGGGAAAAGGATGTCATGTCACTCATCGTGGCTGGCCATGGAAACAAACAAACGGCCATTCTGCTCGGCATCAGCGAGCCCACGGTCAAAGCGCACCGGGGCCAAGTGATGAAGAAGCTCAACATGCAGTCGCTACCCGATCTCGTTCGTTTCGCCCGCGAACTTGATGTCGAAGGCCCGAGTAAGGCTTAG
- a CDS encoding ATP-binding response regulator, with amino-acid sequence MSRKSILVVEDDRVVSRDIQLQLRNIGYDVAGAAVSGEQAIAMAASQKPDLVLMDIRLEGDMDGIQAATAIRERMRVPIVYLTAYADDETVRRAGESEPFGYLLKPFEETQLRAAIEMALYKHAAEKRLHESERRYATTLSSIGDAVIATDSAGLITFMNPVAEGLTKWKMAEAVGQPVVNIFRIINEDSRQTVEDPVAKVLRLGTIVGLANHTLLIAKDGTEIHIDDSGAPIIDDHGEISGAVLVFRDIGHRKQMDDALRQAQADLALVGRLTRLGELAASIAHEVNQPLTAIVSNAETCLRFLEQAKAAAERMSQNSHRAGEVVRSIRSLAGNAPDKFTEIDLNEVVMEVVGLLRGEIKRHGASVETSLTPAPSLVQGDRVQLQQVILNLVMNALEAMSAAAVSTRTISIGSHRPEDSEIELFVSDTGPGLGPVDGERVFDAMFTTKREGMGLGLSICRSIIEAHGGTIRADISHSEPGATFRFSLPLANGNLAK; translated from the coding sequence GTGAGCCGCAAGTCAATCCTCGTCGTGGAAGACGATCGTGTCGTATCCCGCGACATTCAACTCCAGCTTCGCAATATTGGCTACGACGTCGCGGGCGCGGCAGTCTCCGGTGAACAGGCGATCGCCATGGCTGCTAGTCAGAAGCCTGATCTGGTCCTTATGGACATCAGGCTGGAGGGCGATATGGACGGCATTCAGGCGGCAACTGCGATCCGCGAACGGATGCGGGTACCGATCGTCTATCTGACTGCCTACGCGGACGATGAAACAGTTCGCAGGGCCGGAGAGTCCGAGCCCTTCGGCTACCTTCTCAAGCCGTTCGAAGAAACCCAGCTGAGAGCGGCCATCGAGATGGCGCTCTACAAGCACGCCGCCGAGAAGCGCCTTCATGAGAGCGAACGTCGCTATGCAACCACCCTCTCCAGCATTGGCGACGCCGTCATCGCGACCGACTCCGCCGGCCTGATCACGTTCATGAACCCAGTGGCGGAGGGGCTGACCAAATGGAAGATGGCAGAGGCCGTTGGTCAACCTGTCGTCAATATCTTTCGGATCATCAACGAGGACAGCCGACAGACAGTGGAAGACCCCGTGGCCAAAGTTCTGCGCCTCGGGACGATCGTCGGGCTCGCCAACCACACGCTGCTCATCGCCAAGGACGGTACCGAAATCCATATTGATGACAGTGGTGCCCCGATTATCGACGACCACGGCGAAATCTCCGGGGCCGTGCTCGTCTTCCGCGACATTGGCCACCGAAAGCAGATGGACGATGCTTTGCGCCAGGCACAGGCCGACCTTGCGCTTGTCGGTCGCCTGACCAGACTAGGAGAACTCGCCGCCTCTATCGCACACGAAGTCAACCAGCCGCTCACAGCCATCGTTTCGAATGCAGAGACCTGCCTGCGCTTTCTCGAGCAGGCCAAGGCCGCTGCCGAGCGGATGTCGCAGAATAGCCATCGTGCTGGCGAGGTTGTCAGGAGCATCCGCAGCCTCGCAGGCAATGCTCCGGACAAATTCACCGAAATCGATCTGAACGAGGTGGTGATGGAGGTGGTCGGTCTGCTGCGGGGTGAGATTAAAAGGCACGGCGCGAGCGTGGAAACGTCCCTGACGCCTGCACCTTCACTCGTTCAGGGGGACCGCGTCCAGCTTCAGCAGGTAATCCTGAACCTCGTGATGAATGCCCTCGAGGCAATGTCAGCGGCAGCGGTATCAACCAGGACAATCTCTATCGGATCGCATCGCCCGGAGGACAGCGAAATCGAGCTTTTCGTCTCGGACACTGGCCCCGGTCTCGGGCCGGTCGACGGGGAGCGAGTGTTCGATGCGATGTTCACGACCAAAAGAGAAGGCATGGGCCTCGGGCTCTCAATATGCCGTTCGATCATCGAAGCTCATGGTGGCACGATCAGAGCGGATATCTCTCACTCTGAACCGGGAGCCACCTTCCGTTTCAGCCTTCCACTAGCCAATGGGAACCTTGCTAAGTAG